The following are from one region of the Paenibacillus sabinae T27 genome:
- a CDS encoding aspartate aminotransferase family protein: MNEKEIIGREAVAAKRKQYFYPCTQHFYRNSPQLVRGSMQHVYDENGKKYTDFFAGVSVVACGHCNPAITERTIHQLQQLQHTTTIYLTQPNVDLAERLEKVLPGELRRTFFVNSGSEANEGAMLLARLHTGRKGFIALESGLHGRTNLTMSVTGLSMWRTDKYLDEDVTFIRRPYDPELTPAQAAERSLEDLKKVLEEKGDTIAAMIAEPIQGNGGMILPELSYFRSVKTLLDQYGVLLIADEIQTGFGRTGTMFAMEHFGVVPDIITMAKALGNGVPVAAFATNDDIARSLNTPSASTFGGNPVSAATALAVLDYIEAERLPERAERLGAKLREGLLDLQRSYPGTIADVRGAGLMLGAELRAGGAAENAALTDEVLEEMKDRGYLIGKNGVGRNVLAFQPPLVITEEDIGGLLQALDGTLARILAEAAPSADV, encoded by the coding sequence ATGAACGAGAAGGAAATCATCGGGAGAGAGGCCGTCGCGGCCAAGCGTAAGCAATATTTTTATCCTTGTACACAGCACTTTTACCGGAATTCGCCGCAGCTTGTGCGCGGATCAATGCAGCATGTATATGACGAGAACGGGAAAAAATACACCGATTTCTTCGCCGGGGTGTCGGTGGTCGCCTGCGGCCACTGCAATCCGGCGATTACGGAGCGGACCATTCACCAGCTGCAGCAGCTGCAGCATACGACGACCATCTATCTGACCCAGCCGAACGTCGATCTGGCGGAGCGGCTGGAGAAGGTTCTTCCCGGCGAGCTTAGACGCACGTTCTTCGTGAACAGCGGCTCCGAGGCCAACGAGGGAGCGATGCTGCTGGCACGGCTTCATACCGGCCGTAAAGGATTTATTGCGCTGGAGAGCGGGCTGCACGGCCGGACCAATCTGACAATGAGCGTAACAGGGCTGTCCATGTGGCGGACCGATAAATATCTGGACGAGGATGTCACCTTTATCCGGCGTCCCTATGACCCGGAGCTGACGCCAGCGCAGGCGGCGGAGCGGTCTCTTGAGGATTTGAAAAAAGTGCTTGAAGAGAAGGGAGATACGATTGCCGCCATGATCGCCGAGCCGATTCAGGGCAACGGCGGGATGATCCTGCCGGAGCTATCGTACTTCCGCTCGGTCAAGACGCTGCTTGATCAGTACGGCGTCCTGCTGATTGCCGACGAGATTCAGACCGGCTTCGGGCGCACGGGCACCATGTTCGCCATGGAGCATTTCGGCGTAGTGCCGGACATCATCACGATGGCGAAGGCGCTCGGCAACGGCGTGCCGGTAGCGGCCTTTGCGACCAATGACGACATCGCCCGTTCCCTGAACACGCCGTCCGCCTCCACCTTCGGCGGAAATCCGGTATCGGCGGCCACGGCGCTGGCCGTGCTCGACTACATCGAGGCGGAGCGGCTCCCCGAGCGGGCGGAGCGGCTGGGCGCGAAGCTGAGGGAAGGGCTTCTGGACCTTCAGCGCAGTTATCCGGGCACAATCGCCGATGTGCGGGGAGCGGGCCTTATGCTGGGCGCCGAGCTGCGCGCCGGCGGAGCGGCGGAAAACGCGGCCTTGACGGATGAAGTGCTCGAAGAAATGAAAGACCGGGGATATTTGATCGGCAAGAACGGAGTGGGCCGAAATGTCCTGGCCTTCCAGCCGCCGCTCGTTATCACCGAAGAAGATATCGGCGGGCTGCTTCAGGCGCTGGACGGGACACTGGCCCGCATTCTGGCCGAAGCGGCGCCTTCGGCGGACGTGTAG
- a CDS encoding UbiA-like polyprenyltransferase, producing MVIINACKQAAHKLKLFGELVMFSHTLFSLPFAIISMVWAAGGWPSGRIMLWGLIALIGARNGANAFNRLVDRTFDSQNPRTAHRHLPQRLLAEKEVAVFVAVNYAIFIFASGMLNLLCLILSPVAIVLISTYSYTKRFTYLSHLYLGFVIASAPIGAWFAVTGQIAFTPFVIGTVVMLWIAGFDIIYGTQDIDFDRRAGLWSIPSYFGLKNALRIAKALHFIMIMLLLFLYVWRGLGWIYLVGIGAATLLLMTEHNIIKPSNRQLMKVASYNLNQVISMVILACSLVDFFYVS from the coding sequence ATGGTCATCATTAACGCCTGCAAACAAGCGGCGCATAAACTCAAATTATTCGGCGAGCTGGTCATGTTCTCGCATACGCTGTTCTCGCTGCCTTTTGCCATCATCTCCATGGTGTGGGCGGCTGGAGGCTGGCCTTCGGGCCGAATCATGCTGTGGGGGCTGATCGCTCTGATCGGCGCCCGCAACGGCGCCAACGCGTTCAACCGTCTCGTCGACCGCACCTTTGACAGCCAGAATCCCCGGACGGCGCACCGGCATCTTCCCCAGCGCCTGCTGGCGGAGAAGGAAGTGGCCGTCTTCGTTGCCGTCAACTACGCGATTTTTATATTCGCTTCGGGAATGCTGAATCTGCTGTGCCTGATCCTGTCGCCCGTGGCGATCGTTTTGATTTCAACTTACTCTTATACGAAGCGTTTCACCTACCTCAGCCATCTGTATCTGGGCTTTGTGATCGCTTCCGCTCCGATCGGGGCGTGGTTTGCGGTAACCGGGCAAATCGCCTTTACGCCTTTTGTCATCGGCACGGTCGTCATGCTGTGGATCGCCGGCTTCGATATTATCTACGGCACCCAGGACATCGATTTCGACCGCCGGGCCGGACTGTGGTCCATTCCCAGCTACTTCGGACTAAAGAATGCGCTCCGCATTGCGAAGGCGCTGCATTTTATCATGATTATGCTGCTGCTCTTCCTGTATGTGTGGCGCGGACTGGGCTGGATATATCTCGTCGGCATCGGCGCCGCGACCCTGCTTCTGATGACGGAGCACAACATCATCAAGCCGTCGAACCGGCAGCTGATGAAGGTCGCCTCTTACAATTTGAATCAGGTGATCAGCATGGTCATTTTGGCTTGTTCGCTGGTTGATTTCTTTTATGTAAGCTGA
- a CDS encoding polyprenyl synthetase family protein: protein MKLHEALNIDIAEVNLEIERLVTRDKDVPGGSALAKGVLELVSSGGKRLRPLMVIVGSRFGRKGQRRRTLQLAAAAEFIHAASLVHDDIIDDAKLRRGRPALHTQTGVLSAVHIGNYMSARVIELLSKHAGDKTHYVHDLSAIATAQLCIGEYQQMEHAYDYDLTLEQYLDKSLNKTALLMATCLRVGALSAESTEETAEALYAFGEALGIAFQIQDDLLDFTQSSETLGKPAGSDLRHGQVTLPVIYALQDPALAARIRRIGPGSSDADVRDALAAISGSGALARTEEMSRRYLEQAAVIAKQLSSYPAHADLETLIAFFAGRDR from the coding sequence ATGAAGCTGCATGAAGCCTTGAATATCGACATTGCGGAAGTTAACCTTGAAATCGAACGGCTGGTCACGCGCGACAAGGATGTGCCCGGAGGCTCGGCGCTGGCCAAAGGCGTTCTGGAGCTTGTCAGTTCCGGAGGCAAACGGCTTCGCCCGCTTATGGTCATTGTCGGAAGCCGTTTTGGCCGGAAGGGACAGAGACGCCGCACGCTCCAACTGGCCGCGGCTGCCGAGTTCATCCATGCCGCCTCGCTTGTTCATGACGATATTATCGATGATGCCAAGCTGCGGCGCGGACGTCCCGCCCTGCATACGCAGACGGGGGTACTCTCAGCCGTCCATATCGGCAATTATATGTCTGCGAGGGTTATCGAACTGTTAAGCAAGCATGCCGGGGATAAGACCCATTATGTACATGATCTGTCGGCCATAGCCACCGCCCAATTGTGCATTGGGGAATACCAGCAGATGGAGCATGCCTACGACTATGATCTTACGCTTGAGCAGTACCTGGATAAATCGCTCAACAAAACGGCTCTTCTGATGGCGACCTGCCTTCGTGTGGGAGCTCTGTCAGCCGAGAGCACGGAAGAGACGGCCGAGGCGCTGTACGCGTTCGGCGAGGCGCTCGGCATCGCCTTTCAGATCCAGGACGATCTGCTGGATTTCACCCAATCGTCCGAGACGCTCGGCAAGCCTGCTGGCAGCGATCTACGCCACGGACAGGTCACCCTGCCCGTAATCTACGCGCTGCAGGACCCGGCGCTTGCAGCGCGCATCCGCCGCATCGGCCCCGGCTCTTCAGATGCCGACGTCCGGGACGCTCTCGCGGCCATCTCCGGCAGCGGCGCGCTCGCCCGCACGGAAGAAATGAGCCGCCGTTATCTGGAACAGGCGGCGGTCATCGCGAAGCAACTGTCCTCCTATCCGGCGCACGCCGATCTGGAGACGCTGATTGCGTTCTTTGCGGGCAGAGACCGCTGA
- a CDS encoding FAD-dependent oxidoreductase, translating into MKRIVILGGGYGGVLTAKKLAKKLKNNKDIEIKLIDRNPYHTLLTELHEVSANRAPEDSIKIDLKKIFAGLKVDVVLDEISNVDFQGKKLTSEKAVYEYDYLVIGTGSKPTFFGIPGAEENTFSFWSYDDAVALKRQIRDMFTQAAKEKKPEVRRSMLTFVIVGAGFTGVELVGEMAEYREELCKEFFIDPKEVRLIVADMAPKILPILPEKLIRKAEAHLRKLNVEIVTGAKITEVGKGSVALGENNVVAANTIVWTAGVEGSELVGKLDVQQQGRKRIVTNEHLESVDHKNVYVVGDNIFYIVEGEQRPVPQMVENAELAAPLIAGNIVADINGTAKKAYKPAFHGTMVSIGSRYGVANVGLPNKMFMLTGFMAMFAKHMINIYYLSGVAGFNKVWTYMMHEFFHVENRRSFVGGYFSKRSPNFWIVPLRMLLGGMWLYEGIDKLRKIIDQGWSKIFLIPAAPYLKDATSAASEAVSNVKETVDAQSAASAVDTAKEAVSALPVPKFIYNISNWFMDLLFYKPDGNYTFLAKWFQLGMVCAEIIFGILLIVGLFTALSSIATIGMAVMIWTTKMAATEMLWYVAAAIACIGGSGSVFGLDYYVLPWLKKQWKKIPLVRRWYLYTD; encoded by the coding sequence TTGAAGAGAATCGTCATTCTTGGCGGCGGGTACGGCGGTGTACTTACAGCCAAAAAGCTGGCCAAGAAATTGAAAAACAACAAAGACATTGAAATCAAACTGATCGACCGGAATCCTTATCATACGCTCTTGACGGAGCTTCATGAGGTCTCCGCAAACCGCGCGCCCGAGGATTCGATCAAGATTGACCTGAAGAAGATTTTTGCCGGCCTCAAAGTGGACGTTGTCCTTGACGAGATTAGCAATGTCGACTTCCAGGGCAAGAAGCTGACGTCCGAGAAGGCCGTCTACGAATACGACTATCTCGTTATCGGCACGGGCAGCAAGCCGACCTTCTTCGGAATTCCCGGCGCTGAAGAGAACACCTTCTCTTTCTGGTCCTATGATGACGCCGTTGCGCTGAAACGCCAAATCCGCGACATGTTCACGCAGGCGGCCAAAGAGAAGAAGCCTGAAGTTCGCCGTTCCATGCTGACCTTTGTTATCGTCGGCGCAGGCTTTACCGGCGTTGAGCTGGTGGGCGAAATGGCGGAATACCGCGAAGAGCTGTGCAAAGAGTTCTTCATCGATCCGAAGGAAGTGCGGCTGATCGTTGCTGATATGGCGCCGAAAATTCTGCCAATCCTGCCGGAGAAGCTGATCCGTAAAGCCGAAGCGCACCTGCGGAAGCTGAACGTGGAAATCGTCACCGGCGCCAAGATCACCGAAGTCGGCAAAGGAAGCGTGGCTCTCGGCGAGAATAATGTCGTAGCAGCCAACACCATCGTCTGGACGGCGGGCGTCGAAGGCTCCGAGCTGGTGGGTAAGCTTGATGTCCAGCAGCAAGGCCGCAAGCGTATCGTCACCAACGAGCATCTGGAAAGCGTCGACCACAAGAACGTATATGTTGTCGGCGACAACATCTTCTACATTGTCGAAGGCGAACAGCGTCCCGTTCCGCAAATGGTCGAGAACGCCGAGCTTGCCGCGCCGCTGATTGCCGGCAACATCGTCGCCGACATTAACGGAACCGCGAAAAAGGCTTATAAACCGGCCTTCCACGGCACAATGGTATCGATCGGAAGCCGCTACGGCGTTGCGAATGTCGGTCTTCCGAACAAAATGTTCATGCTCACCGGATTCATGGCGATGTTCGCCAAGCATATGATCAACATTTACTATCTGTCCGGTGTAGCCGGCTTTAATAAAGTCTGGACTTACATGATGCATGAGTTCTTCCATGTGGAGAACCGCAGAAGCTTCGTCGGCGGATATTTCTCCAAGCGCTCGCCGAACTTCTGGATCGTTCCGCTTCGCATGCTGCTCGGCGGCATGTGGCTGTATGAAGGCATTGACAAGCTGCGGAAGATTATCGACCAAGGCTGGAGCAAGATCTTCCTGATCCCGGCGGCCCCTTATCTTAAGGATGCAACATCGGCGGCCAGCGAAGCGGTAAGCAACGTCAAGGAAACGGTTGACGCCCAATCGGCGGCATCGGCGGTCGATACGGCCAAAGAAGCGGTTTCCGCGCTTCCGGTTCCGAAGTTCATCTACAACATTTCGAACTGGTTCATGGATCTCTTGTTCTATAAACCGGACGGCAACTACACGTTTCTTGCCAAGTGGTTCCAGCTCGGCATGGTATGCGCCGAAATCATCTTTGGTATCCTGCTGATTGTCGGACTGTTCACCGCCCTTTCCTCCATTGCGACGATAGGCATGGCGGTCATGATCTGGACGACCAAAATGGCAGCTACGGAAATGCTGTGGTATGTGGCGGCGGCAATCGCCTGCATCGGCGGTTCCGGCAGCGTCTTCGGTCTCGACTACTACGTTCTGCCTTGGCTCAAGAAGCAGTGGAAGAAAATTCCGCTTGTAAGGCGATGGTATCTGTACACCGACTGA